aaCTAAAGTAATAAAAATGATCAAAACTCAGCGACCAAAATGATAGTTTACTCTCAGTAAAATTTAATAAATCGAAAATTTTTTGATCTTTGATGACTTCTTTAGTGATGTAAGAGGAGATTATTACTAGGAAACCATGTTCGGACAAAAtcttaataaaataattaaaattgtTGGTGAAAATTCGTTAACTATTATAAAATTAATCCACTAAACTATACTTCAATAAAATAaccaaataaacaattaaaaaaaatcaactaaacGATTCTTTGTTCTCTCTCTAGGTTTCAAAATAAGGAgagaaaaaacaaacaaaaaaaaagcgTCAAAACTCACTCCTACAACAAAAACACTTCACACAAAAGCCACTAGCCACGTCACCGATCCGCATGACCCTTTACACAAACAACCACACACCGTTGATCTAATCACCACACAAACCTCAACCGTCGATTGTTTTTCATGAAACCCTGAAATTCTTCACATAAATCATCCCCAAAAGGTCTCACCCATGCACACACTTTTTCACCGTGCTTCTTCGTAGCTGACATCCTCTCTGCACTCACTCCATTACCTCCTTCAATGGCCGGCGAAGAACTCAACCGTCCTCCATCACTTCCTCCATACGCAGAGGTAATTTTGTTCATATTTTGAGGTGTTTTGTTCGATTTTGTGTAGATTTGTTTTGTAAATTAGATTTATAAATTTGAAATCTGTTCGATGTGTGTGTGCTTGAAGTGTTTTTGTATAGATTTTGTTCTATGTTTGTTTATTAGGTTTAGAAAGTTGAAATCAGATATGCAGAGGTGATTTTGAAACAGTAAAGGCACTAATTTGTAACTTTGAGGTGATCTAGTTCGATTTTTTGCTTCGTGTTTGTAAATTAGGTTTAGAAATTCGGAATTTGAAGTGTTTTTGTTCGATTTTGTGAAGTTTTGCTTCGTGTTTGTAAATTAGGTTCAGAATTTTGAAATTTGAGGTGATTTTGTGTAAATTTTGTTTCGTGTGCGTAACTTAGGTTTAAAAATCTGAAATCCGATCGATCGATGTGTTTTTGCAGATGATTTTCTCAGCGATTGATGCTCTGAAAGAGAAGGACGGTTCAAGCACATCGTCGATCTCAAACTACATCGAATCAACTTGCGGAAGCTTACCGGAAGAACACACAAATATCCTGGCGGATCAGTTGAACAAACTCGTTGAAAACGGTGAGCTAGTGGTTTCAAATAACAACTACATGCGTCCGGACTCCGCCACACCAGCGAAACGCGGTCGCGGCCGTCCTCCGAAGGCTAAGGATCCATCCGCGGCGGAGACCGAGACTCCGGCTGCGGTGACGTCACCGGCAACAGCAGGTTCTGAAGTTAAGAGAGGCAGAGGACGCCCGAAGAAGGATCCGAATGCTCCACCGTCAGCAAAGAAAGTTAAGGCTGCGACGGTGCCAACGCCGCCGTCGAAAACCGGCCGGCCGAGGGGACGGCCGCGTAAGGTGCAGCCGGAGCCTGCCGGTGTTGAAGCTAATTGAGTTTTGTGAGTTTATGAGATAACTGAGAAGATGGAAAAAAGAAACGGTGTTAGATGTGTTACTGGATGTGGGATTCTTAAGTTTAGAGTTGAGTACAAGTGTTGATGTGTGATGTACAAGTGGGTAGAGTGTTGTTGCTCTGGATTTGGGAATTTCGTATCTGGAAATAGAGTtacttttaacaaaaaaaaaggcTCCGTGAGGGTGTCTTGTTAGTTTTATTATGTTAGTAGGTGGTTATTGTAATTTTTAGGTTCTAATGAAGTATGCAAGTGTGTGTTGTGTTGTATCTACTTTTCATGCTAATTGTGAAGAATGGAGATCCGCATTTCATTTGTTGAGGTGTGTTTTCATGATTTTAAAATGCTAATATTCATATAGTGATTGATATCTGTCATGAAGATAAAAAAATTCTGGTATGGACATTTCTTTTAAAGATCTTGACTGTTGATCTAAATAGATCTCGACCTTTGATTTTGAGATCCAAACCTCTATATATATATGCGACACCTTTATCAGAAAATGAGTTTGAAAGCTATCATCTCAAATTGTTAGTGTAGAATCTTATGTTGCCGTTTGGTTTATTTACTACTGATTTTTACAAGTGTAGAGCATTCAAAGCATTCACATTCCTTCACTTCCCCAAAAAATGGGAATCCCTTCCAAAAAAATGTGAATGAGGTTGGAAGGAGAGGGAAAATGT
Above is a window of Helianthus annuus cultivar XRQ/B chromosome 14, HanXRQr2.0-SUNRISE, whole genome shotgun sequence DNA encoding:
- the LOC110909270 gene encoding HMG-Y-related protein A — translated: MAGEELNRPPSLPPYAEMIFSAIDALKEKDGSSTSSISNYIESTCGSLPEEHTNILADQLNKLVENGELVVSNNNYMRPDSATPAKRGRGRPPKAKDPSAAETETPAAVTSPATAGSEVKRGRGRPKKDPNAPPSAKKVKAATVPTPPSKTGRPRGRPRKVQPEPAGVEAN